One stretch of Acholeplasma laidlawii PG-8A DNA includes these proteins:
- the rnpM gene encoding RNase P modulator RnpM produces the protein MKTVKKIPMRTCVVTKTVHPKKDLVRIVANKEGLVFVDTKGKANGRGAYIHLSVENIELAKKSKALDRKLEVTIPDSVYEDLAKLL, from the coding sequence ATGAAAACAGTTAAAAAGATTCCAATGCGTACATGTGTCGTTACAAAGACTGTTCATCCTAAAAAAGATTTGGTACGCATTGTAGCAAATAAAGAAGGACTTGTCTTTGTTGATACTAAGGGCAAAGCTAATGGTCGTGGTGCATATATTCATTTAAGTGTAGAAAATATTGAACTTGCTAAAAAGAGTAAAGCGCTCGACAGAAAATTAGAAGTTACAATTCCTGATAGCGTTTATGAAGACTTGGCTAAACTATTATGA
- a CDS encoding L7Ae/L30e/S12e/Gadd45 family ribosomal protein, with protein MNKGALGLAYAARKVVIGQEEVVKALQKKQLHLVLLATDASDNTTKKIKDKTNTYQIQLIHTHTSLDISSAIGKKNIKVIGIKDKGFSMMLK; from the coding sequence ATGAATAAAGGTGCTTTAGGACTTGCATATGCTGCAAGAAAAGTGGTTATCGGTCAAGAAGAAGTTGTTAAGGCACTTCAAAAGAAACAACTACATTTAGTATTACTTGCAACCGATGCAAGTGATAATACAACTAAAAAGATAAAAGACAAAACAAATACTTATCAAATTCAATTAATACATACACATACCTCACTAGATATTTCTAGTGCCATAGGTAAGAAAAATATTAAAGTCATAGGAATAAAGGATAAAGGGTTTAGTATGATGCTTAAATAG
- the infB gene encoding translation initiation factor IF-2, whose translation MAKQRSNNKNNNNTKRPSKNNFGKSTYSNTQKPAPKKVITELIFKPEMTVSDVAEALDISNAVLIKKLMGLGMMTSVNQVLERDVVELIAMDMGIEVKDEVITDLTRYDEMEIIDDPKDLVKRSPIITIMGHVDHGKTTLLDSIRKSRVVTGEAGGITQHIGAYQVEHGGEKITFIDTPGHAAFTEMRARGAKVTDIVVLVVAADDGVKPQTIEALQHAKASGVPIIVAINKIDKPTANPDNVMSALSAHDLTPEAWGGTTPYVEVSALKRLGIDNLLDIILVLAEVEDLKANPKRDAMGTVIEAYLDKGRGPVATVIVENGTLRIGDIIVIGNTFGRIRTMNDDLKKRYDEALPGTPVEITGLDQVPQAGDIFMVFKDERVARQTAEARSSKLKETYIKQQKASSLESMFGAQDDGEKVLNLVLKCDVQGSIEALKGMLDKIDVDGFKANIVRSGVGGISETDVQLASASGAVVIGFNVRPTAAVKSLAESMNVEIRLYNVVYRITEDIEKALKGMLEPVFEDVVTGTAEVRQLFKISKIGTIAGSYVTNGVIHRDSKVTVIREGVVIYNGVLSSLKRGKDDVKEVRQGFEFGFSVENYNDLKEGDVIEASIEREVEVN comes from the coding sequence ATGGCAAAACAAAGAAGTAATAATAAAAATAACAATAACACTAAGAGACCAAGTAAAAATAATTTTGGAAAGTCTACTTATTCAAACACTCAAAAACCAGCACCTAAAAAAGTGATAACAGAGTTAATTTTCAAACCTGAAATGACGGTTTCAGATGTGGCAGAAGCACTTGACATCTCAAACGCAGTTTTAATTAAAAAACTAATGGGTTTAGGGATGATGACTTCTGTAAACCAAGTTTTAGAACGTGATGTTGTAGAACTTATAGCTATGGATATGGGTATTGAAGTTAAAGATGAAGTAATCACAGATTTAACAAGATATGATGAAATGGAAATTATTGACGATCCAAAAGATCTTGTTAAAAGAAGTCCAATTATTACGATTATGGGTCACGTAGACCATGGTAAAACAACACTTTTAGATTCTATTAGAAAATCTAGAGTGGTCACAGGAGAAGCTGGTGGAATCACACAACACATCGGTGCTTATCAAGTTGAACATGGTGGTGAAAAAATTACATTTATCGATACCCCAGGTCACGCGGCATTTACTGAAATGCGTGCACGTGGAGCTAAAGTAACTGATATTGTTGTTTTAGTTGTGGCTGCAGATGATGGTGTTAAACCACAAACAATTGAAGCGTTACAACATGCCAAGGCATCAGGCGTTCCTATTATCGTAGCAATCAATAAAATTGATAAACCAACAGCAAATCCAGATAACGTTATGAGTGCTTTATCAGCACATGATTTAACGCCTGAAGCATGGGGTGGTACAACACCATATGTTGAAGTATCTGCATTAAAACGTTTAGGTATTGATAATTTATTAGATATTATTTTAGTATTAGCAGAAGTTGAAGACTTAAAAGCAAATCCAAAACGTGATGCAATGGGTACTGTTATTGAAGCTTACCTAGACAAAGGTAGAGGTCCGGTTGCAACAGTTATTGTTGAAAATGGTACTTTACGTATTGGTGATATCATCGTTATTGGTAATACATTCGGTCGTATACGTACAATGAATGATGATCTTAAAAAACGTTATGATGAAGCACTTCCAGGTACACCGGTTGAAATTACAGGTTTAGACCAAGTACCTCAAGCTGGTGATATTTTCATGGTATTTAAAGATGAAAGAGTAGCACGCCAAACAGCGGAAGCACGTTCTTCAAAACTAAAAGAAACATATATTAAACAACAAAAAGCGAGTTCACTTGAATCCATGTTTGGTGCACAAGATGATGGCGAAAAAGTATTAAACTTAGTACTTAAATGTGACGTTCAAGGTAGTATTGAAGCATTAAAAGGTATGCTCGATAAAATTGATGTTGATGGCTTCAAAGCCAACATCGTGCGTAGTGGTGTGGGTGGAATTTCTGAAACAGATGTTCAACTAGCATCTGCATCTGGTGCAGTCGTTATTGGTTTTAACGTTCGTCCTACAGCTGCAGTAAAATCTCTAGCAGAATCTATGAATGTTGAAATCAGATTATATAATGTCGTATATCGTATTACTGAAGACATCGAAAAAGCTCTAAAAGGTATGTTAGAACCAGTCTTTGAAGATGTTGTAACTGGTACCGCAGAAGTACGTCAATTATTTAAAATTTCTAAAATTGGAACAATCGCAGGTAGCTATGTTACAAACGGTGTCATCCATAGAGATTCTAAAGTTACAGTCATTAGAGAAGGTGTTGTTATCTATAACGGAGTACTATCTAGTTTAAAACGTGGTAAAGATGATGTTAAAGAAGTACGTCAAGGATTTGAATTCGGCTTTAGCGTTGAAAACTACAACGATTTAAAAGAAGGTGACGTGATTGAAGCGTCTATTGAAAGAGAAGTGGAGGTAAATTAA
- the rbfA gene encoding 30S ribosome-binding factor RbfA, protein MSINVDRLASRIFRELVHIVNDVIKNTQIGYITLTETKVTKDKSYCYVYYTIIDDSVEAKKKVQDLLDAGKKEIRMKLASKVNDIRKIPDLVFKYDEALAYGNHIDKLLSDINKN, encoded by the coding sequence ATGAGTATTAATGTCGATCGTTTAGCTTCAAGAATCTTTAGAGAATTAGTTCATATCGTAAATGATGTGATTAAAAACACTCAAATTGGTTATATTACACTTACAGAAACTAAAGTCACTAAAGATAAAAGTTACTGTTATGTTTACTACACCATCATTGATGATAGTGTAGAAGCCAAAAAGAAAGTTCAAGATCTTTTAGATGCAGGTAAAAAAGAAATTCGTATGAAGTTAGCATCTAAAGTTAACGACATTCGAAAAATTCCTGATTTAGTCTTTAAATATGATGAAGCATTAGCTTATGGTAATCATATTGATAAATTACTTTCGGATATCAATAAAAATTAA